A single Thunnus thynnus chromosome 6, fThuThy2.1, whole genome shotgun sequence DNA region contains:
- the crebzf gene encoding CREB/ATF bZIP transcription factor isoform X2, with protein sequence MITRSRGHTVNNSKVQSLEVEVVDAVETVEDLTSRSEGFPIDDIDTAGIELDDLFGIEDLKWTLERDATSPLFNMELTDLGVYSTKCQASGIEASTASSPERMSSDLKIKNRQNQSSQMINKNAIAARMNRLKKKEYVNSLEKKVGIMSMENNILKQENSQLTKRVEELEDETRYLRAVLANESMLAQLLSRLSGVNGMKLSSSLFQGPNTNDHDYALPRKRVKVEEKETSGGVCLHVDKNHVSVEFCTKCAESASTSLKM encoded by the coding sequence ATGATCACTAGAAGCAGAGGCCATACTGTCAACAACTCCAAAGTGCAGTCCCTGGAGGTTGAAGTGGTAGACGCAGTAGAAACTGTAGAAGATCTCACAAGTCGATCAGAGGGGTTCCCAATCGATGACATCGACACCGCTGGAATAGAGCTAGATGACCTGTTTGGAATTGAAGACTTAAAATGGACACTTGAAAGAGATGCAACCTCCCCTCTCTTCAACATGGAGTTGACGGATCTTGGTGTGTACAGTACCAAGTGTCAAGCTTCCGGGATTGAAGCTTCAACAGCCTCATCTCCAGAGAGAATGTCGTCAGACTTGAAGATCAAGAACCGACAAAACCAGTCGAGCCAAATGATCAACAAAAACGCCATCGCTGCCAGAATGAATCGTCTCAAGAAGAAAGAGTATGTCAACAGTCTGGAGAAGAAAGTTGGCATCATGTCAATGGAAAACAACATTCTCAAACAGGAAAATTCTCAGCTGACCAAAAGAGTAGAAGAGTTGGAAGATGAGACCAGGTACCTGAGGGCTGTGCTTGCAAATGAGAGCATGTTAGCGCAGCTCTTGTCCAGGCTGAGTGGTGTGAATGGGATGAAATTATCTTCCTCGCTTTTCCAGGGGCCCAACACGAATGACCATGACTATGCCTTGCCGAGGAAGCGTGTGAaagtggaggagaaggagacatctggtgGCGTGTGTCTGCATGTGGACAAGAACCATGTCTCAGTGGAGTTCTGCACTAAGTGTGCAGAGAGTGCAAGCACATCGCTCAAAATGTAG
- the crebzf gene encoding CREB/ATF bZIP transcription factor isoform X1, translating into MITRSRGHTVNNSKVQSLEVEVVDAVETVEDLTSRSEGFPIDDIDTAGIELDDLFGIEDLKWTLERDATSPLFNMELTDLGVYSTKCQASGIEASTASSPERMSSDLKIKNRQNQSSQMINKNAIAARMNRLKKKEYVNSLEKKVGIMSMENNILKQENSQLTKRVEELEDETRYLRAVLANESMLAQLLSRLSGVNGMKLSSSLFQGPNTNDHDYALPRKRVKVEEKETSGGVCLHVDKNHVSVEFCTKCAESASTSLKIFF; encoded by the exons ATGATCACTAGAAGCAGAGGCCATACTGTCAACAACTCCAAAGTGCAGTCCCTGGAGGTTGAAGTGGTAGACGCAGTAGAAACTGTAGAAGATCTCACAAGTCGATCAGAGGGGTTCCCAATCGATGACATCGACACCGCTGGAATAGAGCTAGATGACCTGTTTGGAATTGAAGACTTAAAATGGACACTTGAAAGAGATGCAACCTCCCCTCTCTTCAACATGGAGTTGACGGATCTTGGTGTGTACAGTACCAAGTGTCAAGCTTCCGGGATTGAAGCTTCAACAGCCTCATCTCCAGAGAGAATGTCGTCAGACTTGAAGATCAAGAACCGACAAAACCAGTCGAGCCAAATGATCAACAAAAACGCCATCGCTGCCAGAATGAATCGTCTCAAGAAGAAAGAGTATGTCAACAGTCTGGAGAAGAAAGTTGGCATCATGTCAATGGAAAACAACATTCTCAAACAGGAAAATTCTCAGCTGACCAAAAGAGTAGAAGAGTTGGAAGATGAGACCAGGTACCTGAGGGCTGTGCTTGCAAATGAGAGCATGTTAGCGCAGCTCTTGTCCAGGCTGAGTGGTGTGAATGGGATGAAATTATCTTCCTCGCTTTTCCAGGGGCCCAACACGAATGACCATGACTATGCCTTGCCGAGGAAGCGTGTGAaagtggaggagaaggagacatctggtgGCGTGTGTCTGCATGTGGACAAGAACCATGTCTCAGTGGAGTTCTGCACTAAGTGTGCAGAGAGTGCAAGCACATCGCTCAAAAT TTTCTTCTAG